The Bartonella krasnovii sequence AATTGTGTGGTAAACGGCATGATAATGTTATGCGTGATATCAAGAATATTTTGCTTGAATTGTATGATGAAAAAGATATCCTCAAGTTTGAGGGCATCTTTTTTGATAGCATGAATCGCCAGAAAACTGAATATCTTCTCCCTAAACGTGAATGCTTAATCCTCGTATCTGGTTACAGCATCGCTTTGCGTGCAAAAATAATTGACCGTTGGCAGGAATTAGAAAAGCAAGTAACACCACCACAAATCGATTATTCAAGTCCACAAGCTATGATTGGTTTTTTAAATTACTTGCAAGGTCAAATAGATCAAAAAGATACTATCATTGCAGAGTTAAAACCAAAAGCAATAGCTCTTGATGGTTTAACGCGCTCGGATGGCTTGTTCGGTATTATAGATGCAGCAAAAATCTTGGAAGTAAGACCTAAGGATTTATCAGATTACTTACGAAGATATGGTTGGGTTTACAAAAGAGTACCAAGTGGTCCATTATTACCATATCAAGATAAAATACAAAAAGGTCTTATGGATTGCACGACTATCACTATTCAAAAAAATGATGGTACAGAAAAGACAGTACCGTCAACAAAGATAACAACAAAAGGATTGGCTTTCTTAAGAGAGCAACTTTATGGGAATATGCAATAATTAAAAAAACGGGGTGGGGGGCTGGTTTACAGCAAAAAAGGAAGCTGCGTTTACAAGAACACGGCTTCTTTTATTAAAAACCATTATTGACAAGGACAATTCATTATGAAAACGATTAATGAATTACATAGTTTGTGTATAAACGCAAGTTTATTTTTATTCAAATTGCATCTTTAAACAAATGGTGCTATATTTTAAAACATAGAAAGCGTAAAAAACTTTCTTTTACAACGTTATTACAGCGTTGTATTTTAGCCGTTCCTTAGGTTAAAATAATATACTTTTTAAAAATCGCTACAAAAAAAAGCCGTGTCCTTTAAAAGATACGGTTTTTTGCATATTAAGGCTTGTTATTTTATACATAATGTTCTATATCTTATATGAGATTTAAGAAATTGGAGAAGACCTTGTTATGTTTTTTACATAACAGGGTTTTCTTTTTATGCTAGTTATAGATTTGTATATAATAAAGCCGCGCCATTATCTTAGACGCGGCTTTCGTTTTGCAATGCATGAGTGTTATCGTTATTCATAAGTATTATGAACATCTCTTTTATTGCACAAATAGTATTAAAAATACAAGCCTTAATACATATAAAAACCGCATCAAAATGAATTGATACGGTCTTTATACTCAAAATAATTAACAATCCAAATAAGCGATTAAAATAATCACAATATAAAAGAATATCCCATTATTATACAAATCGTATCAAAAAACAAGCAAATAAGTAAAATAAAAATAGGATTCATTATTTAGATTCAGTGTGTTATAATAAATTTCGTTTGTAAGAATACAACATAGTGTGTTATATTATTATCAGTTGTAAATTTGTTTTGTTGCTAGCTCTATGTTCCTATAAAAGGATATAAACCGCATGTTAAATAAAGTGATTTTAATTGGTTATTTAGGTGCAAATCCAGAAAGCAAAACAATGCCTTCTGGTGGCGAGGTGGTCAATTTTCGAATGGCAACGTCTGAGAGCTATACAGACAAGGCAACCAATAAGAAAATAGACAAAACAGAATGGCATTCTATTGTTGTCTTTAATCCACATTTGGCAAAAGTGGCTCTTCAGTATCTTAAGAAGGGGAGCAAAGTCTATATAGAGGGGCGCTTACAAACCCGTAAATGGCAAGATAAAAACGGCGTAGAACGGTATGTGACAGAGGTCATATTGCCTCAATACAAAGGCGAATTACAGCTTTTAGACAGCAAAAATAATAATGATCAAGAGCCGTCTGCTTATGACAGAAGCATTTACAGACCTCTTGATATGCCTACAGACGCCTTAAATGATGATGTTCCTTTTTAAACAGAAGGCGGTGTAAGTGAAAGCAAAGAAAAAGAGGGGACGCCCTAAGATCACAGGGCAGGTAAGAGAAGCCAATGGACGTATATCACGTGCAAATCCGTATCATATCAAAAAACACAATAAAGTCAATATGTTGTGTGCAATTATTTTATATGAATCCACTTAAGAATCCACACTTTTATACGTGATTCATTTGACCATTTTTGATATAAGATTGGCACGTATGAATAGAGCATAAAAAGCAAATCATGATGCCAATATTATAACGCATGTAAACGTTCAAATGAAATGAAAAGCAGTTATCACTCATAACAGTTCATAAATTTTATGATACGTTTTTATCACTTAAAAATCGCATTGTTTTAAAATTTAGTCGTTTGAAATGATCGATAACATATCTTTAAAGATCACAGCTTGTTTTAACAATTGGATTAGTAATCGCATTATCAAGTATGAGATTATGGTTCTCAAAATTGAGAAGTGTAAAATCTAAAAATGCTATAGCAATATTTTATTACCTATAAGAGGGTAATCGTTTGAAACTGTCATAAGCTTATAGGTTTTAATTTATTAAAGGTGCATAAAGGATTTCAATATCGTTTTTAAAGCGCTTATTAAAAAGTTAGTAAACGATAGGCAGGCATTATACAAACATATCATCACAACAGCGTATGAAATTAAAAACGTTATATCTTATGATAATCAAAAGCCTTTGAATGATATAACGCAAGCAAGCTGTCAATAAACGTTTTAAAAGTTATAGTTTTAAAGCACTTACTCACAAAATTAATGGCAGCTCTTTTAAGGAAAAGATAAGCAAGAAAAATTCATAACCATTGTAAATCTAAACGCATAGGGTTTTACTAAATTTTGGAGTCAAAAGAGATATTGTTTAAAGAATGCTCTATTCTAAAGATAACGAACTCAAAATTGAGCCGGCTAATTTTAAAAGAAATTAGGTTTGAGTGCAAAATGAAAAGATGCTTATGATAACCTCTTTAAGTGAACGTTTAAACGTTTGAAACATAAAATGAGATCTTTATAAGAAACGTCTAAAACCTTTTTTATAACAGTTATAACTTAGTTATCATTTGTTCTTAAGAACGTTTCATTTACGAAAAAACAAAGATCTAGATTTCACAGCAGAGAAAGTCTTAAAAAACTTACATCGTATAAAAGCTGCTTTTAAAAACCAACGCTTGTAACTGTAAAAAACGGATTTGTTACAGATATTTCCTTCATACGCATTGCGCTTCGATTATTGATATTACTTACCAAGCATTTTGATTATAGAATGTAAGTTATTTCAATTCACTCAGCTCTATTTTGAGTTTAGTATTTTAAAACGTTTTAAAGAGGCGTTTTATTGATAGGTTATGATAGCCATAACAAGCGTTTATAGACTTTCTCATTCAAATGAATGCTATCAAGATTATAGCTATCATTTACGGTTCTTTTGATAAGTTTTCATAAAAACAATAGAACGCTTGCAATATGATACGTTTTGTATATATGCATTCATTACTCCATTGTAGGTGATTATTAAATCATTAGAATCAAAATTTGAAAGCTGCGTCATATCAATTGGCACGGCTTTCTTTTTAAACTATCTCTTTTATGATGCGTTTTAAGGAATGCATCTTATAATGCGTTTATAGCCATTA is a genomic window containing:
- a CDS encoding phage antirepressor KilAC domain-containing protein, with the translated sequence MSQYLINVNQKNPIDVNQINIDDSIQTMSSREIAELCGKRHDNVMRDIKNILLELYDEKDILKFEGIFFDSMNRQKTEYLLPKRECLILVSGYSIALRAKIIDRWQELEKQVTPPQIDYSSPQAMIGFLNYLQGQIDQKDTIIAELKPKAIALDGLTRSDGLFGIIDAAKILEVRPKDLSDYLRRYGWVYKRVPSGPLLPYQDKIQKGLMDCTTITIQKNDGTEKTVPSTKITTKGLAFLREQLYGNMQ
- the ssb gene encoding single-stranded DNA-binding protein, yielding MLNKVILIGYLGANPESKTMPSGGEVVNFRMATSESYTDKATNKKIDKTEWHSIVVFNPHLAKVALQYLKKGSKVYIEGRLQTRKWQDKNGVERYVTEVILPQYKGELQLLDSKNNNDQEPSAYDRSIYRPLDMPTDALNDDVPF